The segment TGAACAAGAGGAACCTCCCCTCTGGAGCAGGTCGTTGGCCAGCTTCTCCATCCCCTGCCACCTCGGAATACCTGCCAGCCTGTCTGCACTAAAGGTCATTGTTCTATGATTCCCTTGGGATGGGAGCAAGACTCACCATGACTGTTCTTTTTTCCTAGATTCACATATGAAGATTGTAAGAACACTGCAGAGTGGCTCCTGTCCCACACCAAGCACCGACCTCAAGTGGCAGTGATCTGTGGTTCTGGGTTAGGAGGCCTGACTAATAAATTAACTCAGACGCAGGCCTTTGACTACAGTGAGATACCAAACTTTCCCCAAAGTACAGGTActggcaggaggggagagggatgggACTGAGGGGTACTGATGGGATTCTGATGGGAGGGCAGTGCTTCTGTGCCCAGACCTGGTTATCCTCTGTAGCACTGGACTAAAAACAACTGTTGTAGGAGAGGGATAAAGACCAGTGCCAACCAGAATGACTTAAAGAAATTTCCCTTCTAGAATTCCCCTTCTAGATAGGTGGCCTGTGTCCCTAGTGGTATTATTCGATGTcatatttcttatgctttaaTACTCAGGGCTCCTTAATCTCTATAATGCCTCCCCTATACACACCAGGATCactacacactcacacacccatcTCATTACTATGACTCTGCAGCTTAAATGGAAAAAGCAGTGCCTATAACCTCCCACGACAAAGTCGGGCCTCCCCTGACCTACGTCCTCCTGCCTTTTCCCTGCTCTAGCTCCATCCTAGGATAAGGACCACGCTACTGCACAGCAACAGATGAACATACAGACTACTGCATTCTTGCAAATAATGCGCAAATACACAGACCTGATACACTGACCCTTTGGATCGGGGAAAGGGCAGATGTCCCCTAGGCACAGGGGAGCTCTGAGGATTATGTATCCAGTATCCCAATAGCAGCTGGAAAGATCTACAGCTAAAGTTTGGAAAGGGGCCAGAGACACAGTGGCAAGCAAAGGGCAAAGGTAGTTTATTTGCTTTACTTATTAATTTCTCAGGTAATAAACTTACCTTGGTTAATTTTATACATCTTTGGACTTCTActttacttcctcttttccctggaGAGTTATgacttttctcagttttttcagtttcttcGAAGCAAGACTGGGAGGCCAGAGCAGGGAAGTGGAATGGGGGTTGgagaaggaaatactgaaaagagagagggagagccaAGTTTTCTAAGGGAGATAGCAGTGATATCACCTCCACCTGCCCTTGTAGCCCTGATGAGAAGGGCGCTACACTAAGTGatagcaaattaatttttttaagctttatcATCTTATTGTTTTTACTCTCTTTAGGTTTCCAAACTGTGTCCCTATtactagtaattttttattttaaataaactcctATATCTCTGAGTATCTCTCAGCTCTTCCTCTTGGTCCATTTCCCAGAGCATCCATTCCTTGAAGGCTAGGTTGGCCATGCCCGTTAGAGGAGAAATATCAGAGAAGGGAAATAGTAATGATGGTTATGTCTGCGGGGAGTCCCCTTTGCACTCCTGTGCCCCTGCGTGCTTCATCTTGGGCTTGTAATCCCACAGGACTGTATGTGGGTCATACTGGAAGAGCCTTGTATGGCTCCAAACTCAGCCCTTTTCCCTTGCTCAGCAGCCTCTTTAGGAAGCAGAATAGACCATGAACTCCCTTTCGGGAGTGAGGACGCATTCAGTTTAGTTAAGGTAATAGATAAGAATACACATCTTGAGAATTTTGGAAAGTCTGCAAAAGGGTCTATAATTACTGCATTCATTAGTACTCACTCActccatattttttttactttgagcTCTTGCAGTTTGGCCTCTCATTCATTTGAAATGACTTTAGAaagcctttccttctttcctttgataTATGTTCACTTTGAACATGTTTACCCCCATCGCGCTAATCTCGGGATGTCCTTATACACTTACTTGTAAGTTTCTGATTAATTTCTGTATCCACCAGACTTAAACTTTCTGAAAGTGGAGATAACAATGTCTTCTTTTGCCTAATGACACCCTCCCACGTGAAGCATAGTGAGCTGGCTCACAGTAGGTTCTCAATGGGTATGTGTTATAGGAAAACATCATGCcattcatttccctttctttctttgtattcagTGCCAGGTCACGCTGGTCGACTGGTGTTTGGGTTCCTGAATGGCAAAGCCTGTGTGATGATGCAGGGCCGGTTCCACATGTATGAAGGCTACCCACTCTGGAAGGTAAATAGGGGCATAAGCCTGGTTGCAtgtggaagaaggggagggggcgGCGAGCTCTCCTACTTTATTGCCGAACTACCTGGGCTGTGCAGATTTTTGGTCCCCTCCGTTCATGATGTAGATCATGCATATCTGCGTGGCGGACTGATGCAATTTCAAAGAACACTTTCTGATGTGTCATCGTTTGCTTCTAAGGTGACCTTCCCAGTGAGGGTGTTCCACCTTCTGGGTGTGCACACCCTGGTGGTCACCAATGCAGCTGGAGGGCTCAACCCCAAGTTTGAGGTGGGAGACATCATGTTGATCCGCGATCACATCAACCTACCTGGTTTTGGGGGCGAGAATGCTCTCATAGGGCCCAATGATGAGAGGTACGTGTTTGCTCCTTTGTTTGTAGATGGGGGATTAAAGCCTTGTTTGGGAGTTAGGAGTGGGCTCATTGTATGCGATTCATCTGAGAGAAGCCACCCTGTGACCTAGGTTTGGAGTTCGTTTTCCTGCCATGTCTGACGCCTACGACCGGGAGATGAGGCAGAAGGCTCACAGTGTCTGGAAACAAATGAAGGAGCAGAGAGAGCTACAGGAAGGCACCTACGTTGTGTTGGCAGGCCCCAACTTTGAGACTGTGGCAGAGTGTCGTATGCTGAAAATGCTGGGTGCAGATGCTGTCGGTGAGAAGGGGGATGTGCCAGAGGGACGCTTGAAGCGGGAGGGATCTGGTaaaacagagagggaaggagtAAAAGATTGCCGACGTGATAGTGGGTTCAGAGAGGATCGGACATAAGGGAAGACTAAATTAAACTTATTTCTAGAAAGATATCACGGTGGTGAGGTTTGGTGTGTTGTAGCATCAAGGACTTTAACAGGTGTCCTGCTGATGTCCTATCCGTCATTTGATAACTGTCTAAGGATTATTCTACCAAACATCATAACCACCTTCTGTACCTCTGGCTGGAAATGGGACTACATCATTAGAACTGACTTCAAAATTACCACAATCAGATACGGAAATAAAGCATCGCAATGGTAATATTTACAGGAAATGTGTAAGGCCCGCTGAAGCCCTACTCTTTTAAGCAATATAGAACAGTCTAAGCTTGACACTAATTTATCTGCTTCTTTGGTTGTGTTTTGAGATGCCAAATTGCCAATGAGGTGATGAATAGCAATTGGGCTAAGAGGTGAGCAAAAGAGCCATTTGAGGATGCTGACCCTtggtttcctctttctccccaccaGGCATGAGTACAGTACCAGAAGTTATAGTGGCAAGGCACTGTGGACTTCGAGTCTTTGGCTTCTCCCTCATCACTAACAAGGTCGTCACGGATTATGAAAGCCGAGAGAAAGCCAACCACTTGGAAGTACTAGAGGCCGGGAAGCAAGCTGCACAGAAACTGGAACAGTTTGTCTCCATTCTGATGGCTAGCATTCCTGACCCTGCTCCTTAACCAGCCCTGGGATTGTCTGGCCTCTCCCTTATGGGATCCAAGCAGCTGCTTGCTGTCTAGTTTGGCCCCTTGCTGGGGTCATGTGCCTCTGCCTTCAGCTAGtagcagaaaagaggaaaattccCGTCCTTCACTTTCCACCCACTTCCACCACACTTTTCTGGTGCTGAGTCCTCTTGCTCAATTGTCTTTTCAAAACAGTTTCCACTGCCCTTCTTTCACAAGAGCCGGAGCCCAAACCAAGCCCTACTACACGTCTATGATATTCACAGGATTTCCTATGTGCTGTTGAACTTGACACGTTAGTAGTTTCTGCTAGCTTTTTGAGATAATGCTGTCACATTCCAGGGGGTTCAGTGCAGCCTCCCCAAAGTATGAGAAACCATACAAGGACCAGCCCAATATTTCTTGTACTTTGATATTATCATACCTGTATTTttagaataaagagaaagatgaaataatttcttcatttttgtgtcATTTGGCAGAGGGCTGCTTATAGGCCGTGATTGGCATGAAAGGCTGCGAGACCATAGTCTTGTGTGACTATCTGCTTCCCAGACAAGTAGCTAAGAACTGAGATGAGGTCATGTATGAAttcaggaaagaatgaagaaaagacaaGATGATAAAAGATACAGATGTTACAAGATGATAAGGAAGGAAGGGCTAGCTTTGGGCACGTGATAGCTGCTTCCCTCAGACCAGTCTTGTCTCTCTGTCCCTTGCCTTCTGATTGTTTCGCTCCCTGTCTACTCTCTCCTGAATATCTGTATCAGTTCATGGATCTTCATTTCTGTTCCTTCTATTCCATTGTTGCTAGTTCCTTCTTGTGCCCGAATTATATTTCCTCTTGATTTCCCTCTCTCCACTACTCTAACGTCTTCCATAATTGATGGCAActatacaaggtcggacaattaaatttacgaactcatcctagaaaaagtgctacatacctcattgctgaatatcactatggtcagcTTCTAAGTACTCTCCTTGGGTAGCTATGCATCAACGTCTGTGCCTaatccactcttcaaagcaatttgggaactcttttcctggaatgaccatcagagttgtcatcatagTACCCTGATGCccttaatgtcattaaaatgtcttcctttccatatttcctttttcttcaggtaaggaaagaagtcattgggatccagatcagttgagtagggagcgtgttccagtacagttatgtgtttactggctaaaaacttcctcacagacaatgccgtgtgagctggtgtattgtgatgcaagagccatgaattggtggtgAAAACTTCAgcttgtctaactttttcatgcagtcctttcggcacttccaaatactaaacttggttaactgtttctctagttggtgcaaattcataatgaataatccctctgataccaaaaacagttagcaacatcgttgcaacaagttcttgaacttaattgtcagaacttataCCCTCCTTCACTCCATTCTGACAGTGCAGTGGCAAATACCCCTTTATGTGCTGCCAGCCACTTCACTGCTGAGTAGAGTCCTGCCAACCCCAGGCAACCTGTGACATTGACTCCTACTCAAGCTTCTTCTCTTGGAGCACTACCTTTCCCCCTGTTGCTTCTGTTCTGGTTCTagtctttctttcacttttgctGGGTCAGAACTTCCCTGTGATGCAGCAGCCAACATGGCCCTTTTTTGGCTCACCGCACTATTTGGGCTCCACTTGCATTCAGCAGGCTGGCGTGTTTGAAAACCACACTACCCTCCCAGGCCTATTTGCCTTTGTAGAAAGGGTGGTACTGGATGAGCCTCTAGTAGAGGTGACATTTCAATTATTAGTAGTATAATATGGAAGAGGCATTTTGGATGGAAAGCTTTTGAAATCTTTCAAATCATCCTTGATAACTGACCTACGTTAGCTGAGCCCACCACAAAGAAAAAGCATCCTGGAATGGCCCTGTCACCACTCTTCCTTTCATCAGTTCTTGTACCTCCACCCAGCTCTAAAACCCTACCTGGCTCTTTAGGCAGTCTGTAACAGCTGTCATTTGTCTCTCAGAGAGCTGGTGTAGAGGAAAGCGCTGTACATCTTCTAGATATAT is part of the Rhinolophus sinicus isolate RSC01 linkage group LG03, ASM3656204v1, whole genome shotgun sequence genome and harbors:
- the LOC109438553 gene encoding purine nucleoside phosphorylase: MENRFTYEDCKNTAEWLLSHTKHRPQVAVICGSGLGGLTNKLTQTQAFDYSEIPNFPQSTVPGHAGRLVFGFLNGKACVMMQGRFHMYEGYPLWKVTFPVRVFHLLGVHTLVVTNAAGGLNPKFEVGDIMLIRDHINLPGFGGENALIGPNDERFGVRFPAMSDAYDREMRQKAHSVWKQMKEQRELQEGTYVVLAGPNFETVAECRMLKMLGADAVGMSTVPEVIVARHCGLRVFGFSLITNKVVTDYESREKANHLEVLEAGKQAAQKLEQFVSILMASIPDPAP